The Alkalilimnicola sp. S0819 genome includes a region encoding these proteins:
- a CDS encoding inactive transglutaminase family protein translates to MALRDPSVRVLALLLLVTGIGMAWYKSQMLGLPLLPTEQARVWTVEARVKFEAEGGPAKLDLAIPAEQLAGHRRLGEDFISSNYGLATEQRGDNRLARWAVRRARGEQVLYYRLQMTPRAEVADTQWEPPAYPAVPDYPEPYGSAVTALLETVRGESADIASFTRALLRRFGAEQPDDHVRLLRENAPGSAESVRRLIWVLAGARIPARIVWLLPMEDGMRQGSLQPWLQVHEGQRWLSYDPVSGAPGLPGNALVWRVGDGPLVTTSGGSPAQVEFSAALGERDVVELAQRDNAGLAKYSLYGLPVNTQNAYRILLAVPIGALLVVLLRNVVGVKTFGTFMPVLIALAFRETRLLWGITLFIMIVAIGLLLRRYLEHLKLLLVPRLAAVLTLVILIMVGISLLSHQLGLDRALSVALFPMVILAMTVERMSLVWEEHGARDAFQQGFGSLLVAVLGYLVMNQALVQHLVFVFPELLLVVLAATLLLGRYTGYRLSELWRFRSAAAARELS, encoded by the coding sequence ATGGCCCTTCGTGATCCCTCCGTGCGGGTGCTGGCGCTGCTGCTGCTGGTCACCGGGATCGGCATGGCCTGGTACAAGTCTCAGATGCTGGGTCTGCCGCTGCTGCCCACTGAGCAGGCGCGGGTCTGGACGGTGGAGGCCCGGGTGAAGTTCGAGGCCGAGGGCGGGCCGGCCAAGCTGGATCTGGCGATTCCCGCCGAGCAGTTGGCGGGGCATCGCCGCCTGGGGGAGGACTTCATCTCCAGCAACTACGGTCTGGCCACCGAGCAGCGGGGCGACAACCGCCTGGCTCGGTGGGCCGTGCGTCGCGCCCGCGGCGAACAGGTGCTTTACTATCGCTTGCAGATGACGCCGCGCGCCGAAGTGGCGGATACCCAGTGGGAGCCTCCGGCCTATCCCGCCGTGCCGGATTACCCGGAGCCCTACGGCTCGGCGGTGACCGCGCTGCTGGAGACGGTGCGGGGCGAATCGGCGGATATCGCCTCCTTCACTCGCGCCCTGTTGCGCCGCTTCGGCGCCGAGCAGCCGGACGATCATGTGCGGCTGCTGCGCGAGAACGCGCCGGGCTCGGCGGAGTCTGTGCGGCGGCTGATATGGGTGTTGGCCGGCGCGCGCATCCCCGCTCGTATCGTTTGGCTGCTGCCCATGGAGGACGGCATGCGTCAGGGCAGCCTGCAGCCCTGGTTGCAGGTGCACGAGGGGCAGCGCTGGCTGAGTTACGACCCGGTCAGCGGCGCGCCCGGCCTGCCCGGGAACGCTCTGGTCTGGCGGGTGGGCGATGGCCCGCTGGTGACCACCAGCGGCGGATCGCCCGCTCAGGTGGAGTTCTCCGCCGCGCTGGGTGAGCGGGACGTGGTTGAACTGGCCCAGCGTGACAACGCGGGCCTGGCGAAATATTCCCTCTACGGGCTGCCGGTGAATACCCAGAACGCCTATCGGATACTGCTGGCGGTGCCCATAGGGGCCTTGCTGGTGGTGCTGTTGCGCAATGTGGTGGGCGTGAAGACCTTCGGCACCTTCATGCCGGTGCTGATCGCGCTGGCCTTTCGCGAGACCCGGCTGCTCTGGGGCATCACCCTGTTCATCATGATCGTCGCTATCGGCCTGCTGTTGCGGCGGTATCTGGAACATCTCAAGCTCTTGCTGGTGCCGCGCCTGGCCGCGGTGCTCACCCTGGTGATCCTGATCATGGTGGGCATCAGCCTGCTGAGCCATCAGCTGGGGCTGGACCGGGCGCTATCCGTGGCCCTGTTTCCCATGGTCATTCTCGCCATGACCGTGGAGCGGATGTCGCTGGTGTGGGAAGAGCACGGCGCGCGGGATGCCTTTCAGCAGGGTTTCGGCAGCCTGCTGGTGGCGGTGCTCGGTTATCTGGTGATGAATCAAGCGCTCGTCCAGCACCTGGTGTTCGTGTTCCCCGAGCTGCTGCTGGTGGTGCTGGCGGCGACTCTGCTGCTGGGGCGCTACACCGGGTATCGCCTGTCCGAATTGTGGCGCTTTCGCTC
- a CDS encoding ATP-dependent zinc protease: protein MRRELARILLCLLFAAPVQAGGDTPSQRVVLGWVEYLHVGSTGWRIKAKLDSGANTASMHAENIERFERDGAPWVRFTVDLENHGKEKRQVFERPLARDVLIKNHAGPSDRRPVVEMDFCLGGETHTAEFSLVDRSRFIYPVLLGRRFLADVALIDPGNEFVGPGGCEQGAG, encoded by the coding sequence ATGCGTCGCGAGCTCGCGCGGATCCTGCTCTGTCTGTTGTTTGCCGCGCCGGTGCAGGCGGGTGGTGACACCCCCTCGCAGCGGGTGGTGCTCGGTTGGGTCGAGTACCTGCACGTGGGCTCAACAGGCTGGCGGATCAAGGCGAAGCTGGACAGTGGCGCGAACACCGCCTCCATGCATGCCGAGAATATCGAGCGCTTCGAGCGCGACGGTGCCCCTTGGGTGCGCTTTACCGTGGATCTGGAGAACCACGGCAAGGAAAAGCGGCAAGTCTTCGAACGCCCGCTCGCGCGCGATGTGCTGATCAAGAATCACGCAGGCCCCTCCGATCGTCGCCCGGTGGTGGAGATGGACTTCTGCCTGGGCGGGGAAACCCACACCGCGGAGTTCTCCCTCGTCGACCGTAGCCGCTTCATCTACCCGGTGCTGTTGGGGCGCCGCTTCCTGGCTGATGTGGCCTTGATCGATCCGGGCAACGAGTTCGTTGGCCCCGGTGGCTGCGAACAGGGCGCGGGCTGA
- a CDS encoding GGDEF domain-containing protein, with protein MTETLPELRGCADTQLLKTISATIDLDVLLDLLGDELDALSEVDGYLVTLADDARQYLDFRMLRLPPAHAALEDTYRHTRIPLGGDDLHSRCVNSSAPVYIDQDTLAECPEGVRTRFRFMGLSAILVLPLVARSGVLGSVAVLLCDQKTLSAQGRERLDELVECFANQLAHARYHESVRRRERALEAAERDQKAFLRFVARVNDLRSSELIYEAISEEFLRRFPFDLIGVALQEGDELKVQSVQTRPGFELERERAWAFYRDAHYPLRVDAGALPIVFMQNSPLYLADAAQIRDLPMADNDLAALQALGEPRTFLLVPIRRKQQAVGVLWLASLREPVSLDEDMQELIDLLGDFVGTSLGNAQLYELVAKQNQSINELNESLRQKVELLAEQAVTDRLTGLHNFGFFESELGHRISEAQRQSRKQGLSVMLIDVDHFKRFNDTHGHEAGNQALREVARRIQTVARSMDVVCRYGGEEFVVLLPRCDLDGARACAERVRQEVAGTPFLIDEQWISITASFGCANLRPGEDRKSFIERADQALYRAKENGRNRVEVSL; from the coding sequence ATGACGGAAACCCTGCCCGAACTCCGGGGCTGTGCGGACACGCAGCTGCTTAAGACCATCAGCGCGACCATCGATCTGGACGTGCTGCTGGATTTGCTCGGCGATGAGCTGGATGCCCTGTCGGAAGTGGACGGTTATCTGGTCACCCTGGCGGATGATGCGCGGCAGTATCTGGATTTTCGCATGCTGCGGCTGCCTCCTGCCCACGCGGCGCTGGAGGATACCTACCGACATACCCGCATTCCCCTGGGCGGCGACGATCTGCACAGCCGCTGCGTGAACAGCAGCGCCCCGGTCTACATCGACCAGGACACCCTGGCGGAGTGCCCCGAGGGTGTGCGTACCCGTTTTCGCTTCATGGGGCTGAGCGCCATCCTGGTGCTGCCCCTGGTAGCCCGCTCGGGGGTGCTGGGTTCGGTGGCGGTGCTGCTGTGCGATCAGAAGACCCTCTCGGCGCAAGGCCGTGAGCGTCTGGACGAATTGGTCGAATGTTTCGCCAACCAGCTTGCCCACGCCCGCTACCATGAATCGGTGCGCCGGCGGGAGAGGGCGTTGGAGGCCGCCGAGCGCGACCAGAAGGCGTTCCTGCGCTTTGTGGCCCGAGTCAACGATCTGCGCTCCAGTGAGCTCATCTACGAGGCGATCTCCGAGGAGTTCCTGCGCCGCTTCCCCTTCGATCTGATCGGCGTGGCTCTGCAGGAGGGCGATGAGCTCAAGGTCCAGTCGGTGCAGACTCGGCCTGGCTTCGAGCTGGAGCGCGAGCGCGCCTGGGCTTTCTACCGTGACGCGCACTATCCGCTGCGGGTGGATGCCGGCGCCCTGCCCATCGTATTCATGCAGAATTCGCCGCTTTACCTGGCGGATGCGGCCCAGATCCGCGATCTGCCCATGGCGGATAACGACCTGGCGGCTCTGCAGGCCCTGGGTGAGCCGCGCACCTTCCTGCTGGTGCCCATACGGCGCAAGCAGCAGGCCGTGGGCGTGCTGTGGTTGGCAAGCCTGCGCGAGCCGGTAAGCCTGGACGAAGACATGCAGGAGCTGATCGATCTGCTCGGAGACTTCGTCGGCACCAGCCTGGGCAATGCCCAGCTCTACGAGCTGGTGGCCAAGCAGAACCAGTCCATCAACGAACTCAACGAAAGCCTGCGCCAGAAGGTCGAACTGCTGGCGGAGCAGGCGGTGACCGACCGGCTGACCGGGCTGCACAACTTCGGCTTCTTCGAGTCCGAGCTGGGCCACCGCATCAGCGAAGCCCAACGCCAGAGCCGCAAGCAGGGGCTTTCGGTGATGCTGATCGACGTGGATCACTTCAAGCGCTTCAACGACACCCACGGCCACGAGGCGGGCAACCAGGCCCTGCGGGAAGTGGCCAGGCGTATCCAGACCGTGGCGCGCAGCATGGACGTGGTCTGCCGCTATGGGGGGGAGGAGTTCGTGGTGCTGCTGCCCCGCTGCGATCTGGATGGGGCCCGCGCCTGTGCCGAGCGCGTGCGCCAGGAAGTGGCCGGCACGCCGTTTCTGATCGACGAGCAGTGGATCAGTATCACGGCAAGCTTTGGCTGCGCGAATCTGCGCCCGGGCGAGGACCGAAAGAGCTTCATCGAGCGCGCCGACCAGGCCCTGTACCGGGCCAAGGAGAACGGCCGCAACCGGGTGGAAGTCTCCCTCTGA
- the rimI gene encoding ribosomal protein S18-alanine N-acetyltransferase, producing the protein MSARVLDEPPLLIRPMSQADIPQVMAVERRAYPYPWTEGIFRDCVRVGYSCWVGLDAQALRGYAVMSCAAGEAHLLNLCVDPDFQSRGLGGRLLRHALAQAARLGAECLLLEVRPGNVPARRLYEQLGFRVVGRRKDYYPAEQGREDALVLTRSLTEPFTAWG; encoded by the coding sequence GTGAGCGCCCGAGTGCTGGATGAGCCCCCGCTGCTGATACGCCCCATGAGCCAAGCGGATATTCCCCAGGTCATGGCGGTGGAGCGGCGCGCCTACCCCTATCCCTGGACCGAGGGCATCTTCCGCGATTGCGTTCGGGTCGGTTATAGCTGTTGGGTCGGCCTGGATGCCCAGGCTTTGCGCGGTTACGCGGTGATGTCCTGCGCGGCCGGTGAGGCGCATCTGCTCAATCTCTGCGTGGATCCCGACTTTCAGTCCCGGGGCCTGGGTGGGCGTCTGCTGCGCCACGCGCTGGCCCAGGCCGCCCGCCTGGGCGCCGAGTGCCTGTTGCTGGAGGTCCGCCCCGGCAATGTGCCCGCTCGGCGCCTCTACGAGCAGCTCGGCTTTCGTGTCGTGGGCCGCCGCAAGGACTACTATCCCGCGGAGCAGGGTCGGGAAGACGCCTTGGTGCTCACCCGTTCGTTGACGGAGCCGTTTACCGCTTGGGGATGA